A DNA window from Bacillus andreraoultii contains the following coding sequences:
- a CDS encoding tRNA (adenosine(37)-N6)-threonylcarbamoyltransferase complex transferase subunit TsaD: RDDAAGEAYDKVARVLNLPYPGGPHIDRLAHEGQATIDLPRAWLEEGSYDFSFSGLKSAVINTVHNAEQRGETIKPEDLAASFQASVVEVLVEKTSRAAKEYNVKQVILAGGVAANKGLREGLKEKVSELKGIDLIIPPLKLCTDNAAMIAACGTIFYENGIRANLGLNANPGLDLTSFNRE; the protein is encoded by the coding sequence CAAGAGATGATGCCGCAGGAGAAGCTTATGATAAAGTAGCAAGAGTTTTAAACCTTCCTTACCCTGGTGGTCCTCATATTGACCGACTAGCTCATGAAGGACAAGCCACGATTGATTTACCACGAGCATGGTTAGAAGAAGGTTCATACGATTTTAGCTTTAGTGGATTAAAATCAGCGGTGATTAATACGGTTCATAATGCTGAACAACGTGGTGAAACCATTAAACCTGAAGATTTAGCTGCAAGCTTTCAAGCAAGTGTTGTAGAAGTGTTAGTAGAAAAGACAAGTCGAGCTGCCAAAGAGTATAATGTTAAACAAGTAATCTTAGCAGGTGGGGTTGCTGCAAATAAAGGATTACGTGAAGGGTTGAAGGAAAAAGTTTCAGAACTAAAAGGGATTGATTTAATTATCCCCCCATTAAAGTTATGCACAGATAACGCAGCAATGATTGCAGCATGTGGAACAATTTTTTATGAAAATGGTATCCGCGCCAATCTCGGACTTA